In a genomic window of Myxococcales bacterium:
- a CDS encoding beta-lactamase family protein, with translation MRANHQSPRVGAARGAFAVVLAAACGGRAARPPAEPPPPPPSALPILADAPGLARWAERELADAPSAVIALYDRTGLRWSHGVGARDAHGGPPPDHATIYRIGSITKVVTATALLQLRDAGAVTLDDPLTRWVPELAPHVGGVTLRHLVTHTSGIPSLGDGSAPYTTATPPTEAAMLRALAGPLRFAPGSAFEYSNAGMAVAGLVVARASGQPWRAYADARVLTPLGMRTATWDRAAVPVDRLAIGVGPGGEVDMPHWQLGAFEPAGGLYASADDLAGLVRLALGDAPEVLASSSHAVAITDDPLPGHVGAAWLVGALDDDPLIGHAGSTSDYVTSLVALPTRGLAAVVLRAGGDDRRVECVAVELLRAAAHGTALGTCAPAAIDDATAARAGVALDRLLGLLAAPTVTDAALTATFAPDFLTAIPPAELRVGLRTLTDGAGACARWELLGTTDRGISATLACATGAVGVTLSVETAPPHRITSLGIE, from the coding sequence ATGAGAGCAAATCACCAGAGCCCCCGTGTCGGCGCCGCGCGCGGGGCGTTCGCCGTCGTGCTGGCCGCCGCCTGCGGCGGGCGCGCGGCCCGTCCCCCAGCCGAACCGCCGCCGCCTCCGCCGAGCGCGCTGCCGATCCTCGCGGACGCGCCCGGCCTGGCGCGCTGGGCCGAGCGCGAGCTGGCCGACGCGCCGTCGGCGGTGATCGCGCTGTACGACCGCACCGGCCTGCGCTGGAGTCACGGCGTCGGCGCCCGCGACGCCCACGGCGGGCCGCCACCCGACCACGCCACGATCTACCGCATCGGCTCGATCACCAAGGTCGTGACCGCCACCGCGCTCCTGCAGCTCCGCGACGCCGGCGCGGTCACGCTCGACGACCCGCTGACGCGCTGGGTGCCCGAGCTGGCGCCGCACGTCGGCGGCGTGACCTTGCGCCACCTGGTGACCCACACCAGCGGCATCCCTTCGCTCGGTGACGGCTCGGCGCCGTACACGACCGCGACGCCCCCGACCGAGGCCGCCATGCTGCGCGCGCTGGCGGGCCCGCTGCGGTTCGCCCCCGGCAGCGCGTTCGAGTACTCCAACGCCGGCATGGCGGTGGCGGGCCTCGTGGTCGCCCGCGCCAGCGGTCAGCCCTGGCGCGCGTACGCGGACGCGCGCGTGCTGACGCCGCTCGGCATGCGCACGGCGACCTGGGATCGCGCGGCCGTGCCCGTCGATCGGCTCGCGATCGGCGTCGGCCCCGGCGGCGAGGTCGACATGCCCCACTGGCAGCTCGGCGCGTTCGAGCCCGCCGGCGGGCTGTACGCCAGCGCCGACGACCTCGCCGGGCTGGTCCGGCTGGCCCTCGGCGACGCGCCCGAGGTGCTGGCGTCGTCCAGCCACGCGGTCGCGATCACCGACGATCCGCTGCCCGGCCACGTCGGCGCGGCGTGGCTGGTCGGCGCGCTCGACGACGATCCGCTGATCGGCCACGCCGGCTCGACGAGCGACTACGTCACGTCGCTGGTGGCGCTGCCCACCCGCGGCCTCGCGGCGGTGGTCCTGCGCGCCGGCGGCGACGATCGCCGCGTCGAGTGCGTCGCGGTCGAGCTGCTGCGCGCGGCCGCGCACGGCACCGCGCTGGGCACGTGCGCGCCGGCGGCGATCGACGACGCCACCGCGGCGCGCGCGGGCGTCGCCCTCGACCGCCTGCTCGGGTTGCTCGCCGCGCCGACCGTCACCGACGCGGCGCTCACGGCCACCTTCGCCCCAGACTTCCTGACCGCGATCCCACCGGCCGAGCTGCGCGTCGGGCTGCGGACCCTCACCGACGGCGCCGGCGCGTGCGCGCGCTGGGAGCTGCTGGGAACGACCGACCGGGGCATCTCCGCGACGCTGGCCTGCGCCACCGGCGCGGTCGGCGTGACGTTGTCCGTCGAGACGGCCCCGCCCCACCGGATCACCTCGCTCGGCATCGAGTGA
- a CDS encoding winged helix-turn-helix transcriptional regulator — translation MSRAPTVPQLAAQLDALTRKVAQLERPRARRAPAAAPPGDDLLALIERRNPAGARRRGGRSGAIVYGGAVTTAGGQALWGIERSIDAVVEADPARVAEVLAVFGNVHRVRILLALIDGPRTAAELRRVVGGRSPGPMYHHLRDLLALGVVVQVDRRYCVPARHVVPILAAITLALDLGATRPA, via the coding sequence ATGTCGCGCGCTCCGACGGTCCCCCAGCTCGCCGCTCAGCTCGACGCGCTGACCCGCAAGGTCGCCCAGCTCGAGCGCCCGCGGGCCCGGCGCGCGCCCGCGGCGGCGCCACCGGGCGACGACCTGCTGGCCCTGATCGAGCGCCGGAACCCAGCGGGCGCGCGCCGACGCGGCGGCCGCAGCGGCGCGATCGTGTACGGCGGCGCGGTCACCACCGCCGGCGGCCAGGCCCTCTGGGGCATCGAGCGGTCGATCGACGCGGTGGTCGAGGCCGACCCCGCGCGGGTCGCCGAGGTCCTGGCGGTGTTCGGCAACGTCCACCGCGTGCGCATCCTGCTGGCGCTGATCGACGGTCCGCGCACCGCGGCCGAGCTGCGGCGCGTCGTCGGCGGGCGCTCGCCGGGCCCGATGTACCACCACCTGCGCGACCTGCTCGCGCTCGGCGTCGTGGTCCAGGTCGACCGGCGCTACTGCGTGCCGGCGCGGCACGTGGTGCCCATCCTCGCGGCGATCACCCTCGCGCTCGATCTCGGCGCGACCCGCCCGGCGTGA
- a CDS encoding helix-turn-helix domain-containing protein, with the protein MVETPLPHDGTPPAAVRVVPARLRAVDPSELREATAVAAVPIKLGRQPGPERVEHGAASPSPPTAALPPPPAPVATPPRARPPVPSRDEFVAAWAQHGHSVRAVARHFGRDRRQIYRWLEAHGLRTDGETDAEG; encoded by the coding sequence ATGGTCGAGACGCCGCTCCCCCACGACGGCACGCCCCCGGCCGCGGTCCGCGTCGTGCCGGCCCGGCTCCGGGCCGTCGACCCGAGCGAACTGCGCGAGGCCACCGCGGTCGCGGCGGTCCCGATCAAGCTCGGCCGCCAGCCCGGCCCCGAGCGCGTCGAGCACGGGGCCGCGTCGCCATCGCCCCCGACCGCGGCCCTGCCGCCGCCACCCGCGCCCGTGGCCACACCGCCGCGGGCGCGGCCCCCGGTGCCGTCGCGCGACGAGTTCGTCGCGGCCTGGGCGCAGCACGGCCACTCGGTGCGCGCGGTCGCGCGCCATTTCGGCCGCGACCGACGCCAGATCTACCGCTGGCTCGAGGCCCA